In Sulfitobacter sp. OXR-159, one DNA window encodes the following:
- the dctP gene encoding TRAP transporter substrate-binding protein DctP has translation MKTTTTLSAALFAVSTLATTSTASADEVTLRAVSAFTLGTAFSREFESFVEWINENGKGVVQINMVGGPEAVPPFELGNAVQSGVVDIANNTTAYYPNLLPTGDALHLAENTIQEQRENGCYELVDRIHQEQMNVKYLGHGGDGIGYHLYLTKPVEGPDLSGLTIRTTPVYQAMFTQLGANLVRTAPGEVYSALERGAIDGYGWPSQGVLDLGWDEQTKYRVDPSFYNVDVNLLVNLDTWNGLTDEQRAKLEEGAAWMEELNNDNADRNATEYAAQAEAGIETITFSEADAEAWTNAARDAGWAAVAEVDADLAQQMRACMTK, from the coding sequence ATGAAAACAACAACTACGCTCAGCGCGGCGCTCTTTGCCGTCAGCACCCTTGCCACCACCAGCACCGCCAGCGCCGACGAAGTGACGCTGCGCGCCGTTTCGGCCTTTACCCTTGGCACCGCCTTTAGTCGCGAGTTTGAATCCTTTGTCGAATGGATCAACGAGAACGGCAAGGGGGTCGTGCAGATCAATATGGTCGGCGGGCCAGAGGCCGTGCCGCCCTTTGAATTGGGCAACGCGGTGCAATCTGGCGTTGTCGATATCGCTAACAACACCACGGCCTATTACCCGAACCTGCTGCCCACGGGCGACGCGCTGCATCTGGCGGAAAACACCATTCAAGAGCAGCGCGAGAATGGCTGCTATGAACTGGTCGACCGCATCCACCAAGAGCAGATGAACGTCAAATACCTCGGCCACGGCGGCGACGGGATCGGCTATCACCTCTATCTGACCAAACCGGTCGAGGGGCCGGACCTGAGCGGTCTGACCATCCGCACCACACCGGTTTATCAGGCGATGTTCACGCAACTGGGCGCCAATCTGGTGCGCACCGCGCCGGGCGAAGTCTATAGCGCGCTGGAGCGTGGGGCGATTGACGGTTACGGCTGGCCCTCGCAGGGTGTGCTTGATCTCGGCTGGGACGAGCAGACGAAATACCGGGTCGACCCGAGCTTTTACAACGTCGACGTGAACCTGCTGGTGAACCTCGACACGTGGAACGGGCTGACCGACGAACAGCGCGCCAAACTCGAAGAGGGCGCGGCTTGGATGGAGGAGCTTAACAACGACAATGCCGACCGCAACGCGACGGAATACGCGGCGCAGGCAGAGGCGGGGATCGAGACGATCACCTTCAGCGAGGCCGATGCCGAAGCTTGGACCAATGCCGCGCGCGATGCTGGCTGGGCCGCTGTCGCAGAAGTGGATGCCGATCTTGCGCAGCAGATGCGCGCCTGCATGACCAAGTGA
- a CDS encoding putative DNA modification/repair radical SAM protein: protein MAKQTLDQKLAILSDAAKYDASCASSGSTKRDSRDGKGLGSNEGSGICHAYAPDGRCISLLKILMTNFCIYDCSYCINRVSSNVDRARFSVDEVVKLTIEFYRRNYIEGLFLSSGVIRSPDATMSDMVQIARKLRHEENFRGYIHLKTIPDASPELIEEAGRLADRLSINVELPTDTAVQQYAPEKKPEQIRRAMANVRMTKEASKEKSFSGKRPPRFAPAGQSTQMIIGADGSNDATVLGQSTRLYSSYKLKRVYYSAFSPIPDSSAKLPLIRPPLQREHRLYQADWLLRFYDFQLDEITSVTRDGNLDLEVDPKLAWALVHREHFPLDVNRASREMLLRVPGFGVKTVNRILAARRHRSLRYEDLTRMGASMKKARAFVTAGGWSPGGLTDSADLRARFAPPPEQLTLF from the coding sequence ATGGCAAAACAGACACTCGATCAAAAACTGGCGATTCTCAGCGACGCGGCGAAATACGACGCCTCCTGCGCTTCCTCCGGCTCGACCAAACGCGACTCGCGCGATGGCAAGGGGCTGGGCTCAAACGAAGGCAGCGGCATCTGCCACGCATACGCCCCCGACGGGCGGTGCATCAGTCTGCTCAAGATCCTGATGACCAATTTCTGCATCTACGATTGTAGCTATTGCATCAACCGCGTGTCCTCCAACGTCGACCGGGCGCGGTTCAGCGTGGATGAGGTGGTCAAGCTCACCATCGAATTCTACCGCCGCAACTATATCGAAGGGCTTTTTTTGTCCTCCGGCGTGATCCGCTCCCCCGATGCGACGATGTCGGATATGGTGCAGATCGCCCGCAAACTGCGGCACGAAGAGAACTTTCGCGGCTATATCCACCTCAAGACGATCCCCGATGCTTCCCCTGAGTTGATCGAGGAAGCAGGCCGTCTGGCGGACCGCTTGTCGATCAATGTCGAACTTCCCACCGACACGGCGGTGCAGCAATACGCGCCCGAGAAGAAGCCCGAGCAGATCCGCCGCGCGATGGCGAATGTGCGGATGACCAAGGAGGCGAGCAAAGAGAAATCCTTTTCCGGCAAGCGCCCGCCCCGCTTCGCGCCCGCAGGCCAGTCGACGCAGATGATCATCGGCGCGGATGGGTCGAACGACGCCACAGTGCTGGGCCAATCGACCCGGCTTTACTCCAGCTACAAGCTGAAGCGCGTTTACTATTCCGCCTTCTCGCCAATCCCCGACAGTTCCGCCAAACTGCCGCTGATCCGCCCGCCCCTGCAACGCGAGCATCGGCTTTATCAGGCCGATTGGCTGCTGCGGTTTTATGATTTCCAGCTGGACGAGATCACCTCCGTCACCCGCGACGGCAATCTCGATCTGGAGGTCGACCCCAAGCTCGCTTGGGCGCTGGTGCACCGCGAACACTTCCCGCTCGACGTCAACCGCGCCAGCCGCGAGATGCTGCTGCGGGTGCCGGGGTTTGGCGTGAAAACGGTAAACCGCATCCTCGCCGCCCGCCGCCACCGGTCCCTGCGCTACGAAGACCTGACCCGCATGGGCGCGTCGATGAAAAAGGCCCGCGCCTTTGTCACGGCAGGCGGCTGGTCGCCTGGTGGGCTGACCGACAGCGCCGACCTGCGCGCACGTTTCGCGCCGCCGCCCGAGCAGTTGACCCTGTTCTGA